Proteins encoded within one genomic window of [Enterobacter] lignolyticus SCF1:
- the menE gene encoding o-succinylbenzoate--CoA ligase, giving the protein MTFDDWPWRRWRDERPQAQALRLGDQTLNWRQLCQQVDRLAAGFARQRLQTGDGVLLRAYNHPQTLLAWLALLQCGARVVPVNPQLPRELVSTLLPSLSLRFALLLTDEPGFAGLAALGLREAEGAFAAPWRADRLATMTFTSGSSGLPKAAVHTPGAHLASAEGVLALIPYGDEDDWLLSLPLFHVSGQGILWRWLLAGARMTVRERQPLAQALQGCTHASLVPTQLWRLLNDSAPLSLKSVLLGGAAIAVELAEQSRARGIRTFCGYGLTEFASTVCAKETDGQADVGYPLPGREVRIVDGEIWLRATSQAAGYWRDGALTPLVNAQGWFATRDRGELHDGRLTVIGRMDNLFFCGGEGIQPEEVERVIARHPLVEQVFIVPLADREYGQRPVAVIDGREGLVVASLPGWASDKLARFQQPVRWLMLPASVKTGGIKISRRALTQWVNETLKG; this is encoded by the coding sequence ATGACCTTCGACGACTGGCCGTGGCGCCGCTGGCGCGATGAGCGCCCGCAGGCCCAGGCGCTGCGGCTGGGCGACCAGACCCTGAACTGGCGGCAGCTTTGTCAGCAGGTAGACCGTCTGGCCGCCGGTTTTGCGCGCCAGCGGCTGCAGACCGGCGACGGGGTGCTGCTGCGGGCGTACAACCATCCGCAGACCCTGCTGGCGTGGCTGGCGCTTCTGCAATGCGGGGCGCGGGTCGTGCCGGTGAATCCCCAGCTGCCGCGCGAGCTGGTGTCCACGCTGCTGCCGTCATTGTCGCTGCGCTTTGCGCTGCTGCTGACCGACGAGCCGGGTTTTGCGGGGCTTGCTGCGCTGGGGCTTCGCGAGGCGGAGGGTGCGTTTGCCGCGCCGTGGCGGGCGGACAGACTCGCCACCATGACCTTCACCTCCGGCTCCAGCGGTCTGCCGAAAGCGGCGGTGCACACGCCAGGCGCGCATCTGGCCAGCGCCGAAGGCGTGCTGGCGCTGATACCGTATGGCGATGAGGATGACTGGCTGCTGTCGCTGCCGCTGTTTCACGTGTCCGGCCAGGGGATCCTCTGGCGCTGGCTGTTGGCGGGCGCGCGGATGACCGTGCGCGAGCGTCAGCCGCTGGCGCAGGCGCTGCAGGGCTGCACGCACGCCTCGCTGGTGCCGACCCAGCTCTGGCGTTTGCTCAACGACAGCGCGCCGCTGTCGCTGAAAAGCGTCCTGCTGGGCGGCGCGGCGATTGCGGTTGAGCTGGCGGAGCAGTCGCGTGCGCGCGGGATCCGCACCTTCTGCGGCTATGGGCTCACCGAGTTCGCCTCCACCGTGTGCGCCAAAGAGACCGACGGCCAGGCTGACGTCGGGTATCCGCTGCCGGGGCGCGAAGTGCGCATCGTGGACGGTGAGATCTGGCTGCGCGCCACAAGCCAGGCTGCAGGTTACTGGCGTGACGGCGCGCTGACGCCGCTGGTTAATGCGCAGGGCTGGTTTGCAACCCGCGATCGTGGCGAACTTCATGATGGCCGACTGACGGTGATTGGCCGGATGGATAACCTCTTTTTTTGCGGTGGGGAAGGTATCCAACCGGAAGAGGTTGAGCGGGTGATTGCTCGCCATCCGCTGGTTGAACAGGTGTTCATTGTGCCGCTGGCTGACCGTGAATACGGCCAGCGGCCGGTGGCGGTGATTGATGGACGCGAAGGGCTGGTCGTGGCGTCGCTGCCCGGCTGGGCGAGCGATAAGCTGGCGCGTTTTCAGCAGCCGGTGCGCTGGCTGATGCTGCCCGCCAGCGTGAAAACCGGCGGGATAAAGATCTCCCGCCGGGCGCTGACGCAATGGGTTAATGAAACGCTGAAAGGTTAA
- the tctD gene encoding transcriptional regulator TctD, translating to MRLLLAEDNRELAHWLEKALVQGGFAVDAVSDGRAADHLLQSEKYALAVLDIGMPGLDGLEVVQRLRRRGQTLPVLLLTARSAVADRVVGLNAGADDYLPKPFELEELDARLRALLRRAEGQVQEMQQLGELAFHDEGYFLLQGKNLALTPREHALLTVLMYRRLRPVSRQQLFEQVFSLSDDVSPESIELYIHRLRKKLQDSNVRITTLRGLGYVLERRDEMA from the coding sequence ATGCGTCTCTTATTAGCGGAAGATAACCGTGAGCTGGCTCACTGGCTGGAAAAAGCCCTTGTGCAGGGCGGTTTTGCCGTAGACGCCGTTAGCGACGGGCGCGCGGCTGACCACCTGCTGCAAAGCGAAAAATATGCGCTGGCGGTGCTGGATATCGGCATGCCGGGGCTGGACGGCCTGGAGGTGGTTCAGCGCCTGCGCAGGCGCGGGCAAACGCTGCCCGTCCTGCTGCTTACCGCCCGTAGCGCCGTGGCCGACCGGGTGGTCGGGCTGAATGCGGGCGCCGACGACTATTTGCCCAAACCGTTCGAGCTGGAAGAGCTCGACGCCAGGCTGCGCGCGCTGCTGCGCCGCGCTGAAGGGCAGGTGCAGGAAATGCAGCAGCTGGGCGAATTAGCGTTTCACGATGAAGGCTATTTTTTACTGCAGGGAAAAAACCTGGCGCTTACGCCGCGCGAACACGCGCTCCTGACGGTGCTGATGTACCGGCGTTTACGGCCGGTATCCCGCCAGCAGCTGTTTGAACAGGTTTTCAGCCTCAGCGACGACGTGAGCCCGGAGAGTATCGAGCTTTATATCCACCGTTTACGCAAAAAGCTGCAGGACAGCAACGTACGCATTACCACGCTGCGCGGGTTAGGCTACGTGCTGGAGCGCCGCGATGAAATGGCGTAA
- a CDS encoding tripartite tricarboxylate transporter permease — MDTWIYLSQGFAVAMTPENLVIALIGCFVGTIVGLLPGLGPINGVAILLPLAFALHLPAESALILLATVYIGCEYGGRISSILLNVPGDAAAIMTALDGYPMAQQGRGGVALSISAVSSFFGSLIAIFGIILFAPMLAEWSLAFGPAEYFALMVFAIACLGSMMAQNPLKSFLAALIGLGLATVGVDANTGVYRFTFDSVHLSDGVQFIVVVIGLFSVSEILLMLESTSSGQTLVRKTGRMLFNGKEAVQCAGATLRSSVIGFFVGVLPGAGATIASAITYMTEKKISGNSDSFGKGDIRGVAAPEAANNASACGSFIPMLTLGVPGSGTTAVMMGALTLYNITPGPAMFTEQPDIVWGLIAALLIANVMLLIMNIPLIGLFTRMLTIPLWFLVPAIAAVSAVGVYAVHSTTFDLVLMVALGVLGYILRKMHFPMSPLILGFVLGEMLEQNLRRALSISNGSMNILWGSGVAKTLLVMAVVVIVVPPVLRLLRKRQRKATVEAG, encoded by the coding sequence ATGGATACCTGGATTTATCTCTCACAGGGGTTTGCCGTGGCGATGACCCCGGAAAACCTGGTGATTGCCCTGATTGGCTGCTTCGTCGGCACCATCGTCGGGCTGCTGCCGGGCCTTGGCCCGATCAACGGCGTGGCGATTCTGCTGCCGCTGGCCTTCGCCCTGCACCTGCCTGCAGAATCCGCGCTGATCCTGCTGGCGACGGTGTATATCGGCTGTGAATACGGCGGACGCATTTCATCCATCCTACTGAACGTTCCCGGCGATGCGGCGGCGATCATGACCGCCCTTGACGGCTATCCGATGGCGCAACAAGGGCGCGGCGGCGTGGCGCTGTCAATCTCCGCCGTTAGCTCCTTCTTCGGTTCGCTGATTGCCATTTTCGGCATTATTCTCTTCGCGCCGATGCTGGCGGAATGGTCGCTGGCCTTTGGTCCGGCCGAATATTTCGCCCTGATGGTGTTTGCCATTGCCTGCCTCGGCAGCATGATGGCGCAAAATCCGCTGAAGTCGTTTCTGGCGGCGTTGATCGGACTGGGCCTGGCGACGGTAGGCGTTGATGCCAACACCGGGGTATACCGCTTTACCTTCGACAGCGTCCATTTGTCCGACGGCGTGCAGTTTATCGTGGTGGTGATTGGCCTGTTCTCGGTCTCCGAAATCCTGCTGATGCTGGAAAGCACCAGCAGCGGGCAAACGCTGGTGCGTAAAACCGGACGTATGCTGTTTAACGGCAAAGAAGCGGTACAGTGCGCGGGCGCTACGCTGCGCTCCTCGGTCATCGGCTTTTTCGTCGGCGTTCTGCCGGGAGCGGGAGCGACCATCGCCAGCGCCATCACCTACATGACCGAAAAGAAGATCAGCGGCAACAGCGACAGCTTCGGTAAAGGCGACATTCGCGGCGTGGCGGCGCCGGAGGCGGCGAACAACGCGTCAGCCTGCGGCTCGTTCATCCCGATGCTGACCCTGGGGGTGCCAGGCTCCGGCACCACCGCGGTGATGATGGGCGCGCTGACGCTGTACAACATCACCCCGGGTCCGGCGATGTTTACCGAGCAGCCGGACATCGTCTGGGGGCTGATTGCGGCGCTGCTTATCGCCAACGTGATGCTGCTTATCATGAACATCCCGCTGATCGGCCTGTTCACCCGCATGCTGACCATCCCGCTGTGGTTCCTCGTGCCGGCGATTGCCGCGGTCTCCGCCGTGGGGGTCTATGCGGTGCACAGCACCACCTTTGACCTGGTACTGATGGTGGCGCTGGGCGTGCTGGGCTACATATTGCGTAAGATGCACTTTCCAATGTCGCCGCTGATCCTCGGCTTCGTGCTGGGCGAGATGCTTGAGCAGAACCTGCGCCGCGCCCTGTCGATCAGCAACGGCAGCATGAATATTTTGTGGGGAAGCGGCGTGGCGAAAACGCTGCTGGTGATGGCGGTCGTGGTCATCGTGGTGCCGCCGGTGCTGCGCCTCCTGCGCAAGCGCCAGCGTAAAGCGACCGTAGAAGCAGGTTAA
- a CDS encoding Bug family tripartite tricarboxylate transporter substrate binding protein, translated as MKKTLLQTVIATALLMSTAAFAVEAPGRTECIAPAKPGGGFDLTCKLIQVSLQETGAIEKPMRVTYMPGGVGAVAYNAIVAQRPAEAGTVVAFSGGSLLNLSQGKFGRYGVDDVRWLASVGTDYGMIAVRADSPWKSLKDLLTAMEKDPNSVVIGAGASIGSQDWMKAAKLAQQAKVDPHKMRYVAFEGGGEPVTALMGNHVQAVSGDLSEMVPYLQGDKIRVLAVFAENRLPGQLANVPTAKEQGYDLVWPIIRGFYLGPKVSDDEYNWWVETFQKLQQTDEFKKQRELRGLFEFNMNGKALDEYVKKQVTDYREQAKSFGLAK; from the coding sequence ATGAAAAAAACGCTCCTGCAAACCGTCATCGCTACCGCACTACTGATGAGCACCGCCGCCTTCGCCGTCGAGGCGCCTGGCCGTACCGAATGTATCGCCCCCGCGAAGCCCGGCGGCGGCTTTGACCTCACCTGTAAGCTGATTCAGGTCAGCCTGCAGGAAACCGGCGCCATTGAGAAACCCATGCGCGTGACCTATATGCCCGGCGGCGTAGGCGCGGTGGCCTATAACGCCATCGTCGCCCAGCGTCCGGCGGAAGCGGGTACCGTTGTCGCCTTCTCCGGCGGCTCTCTGCTGAACCTGTCGCAGGGCAAGTTCGGCCGTTATGGCGTCGATGATGTGCGCTGGCTGGCAAGCGTCGGCACCGACTACGGCATGATCGCGGTCCGCGCGGACTCGCCGTGGAAATCGCTGAAAGACCTGCTTACCGCCATGGAAAAAGATCCTAACAGCGTGGTGATTGGCGCAGGCGCCTCCATCGGCAGCCAGGACTGGATGAAAGCGGCCAAACTGGCGCAGCAGGCAAAAGTCGATCCGCACAAGATGCGCTATGTCGCCTTTGAGGGCGGCGGCGAGCCGGTCACGGCGCTGATGGGCAATCATGTGCAGGCGGTATCGGGCGATCTCAGCGAGATGGTGCCCTACCTGCAGGGAGACAAAATCCGCGTCCTGGCGGTATTTGCTGAAAACCGCCTGCCGGGCCAGTTAGCCAACGTGCCAACCGCCAAAGAGCAGGGCTACGACCTCGTATGGCCGATTATCCGCGGGTTCTACCTCGGTCCGAAGGTCAGCGACGACGAGTACAACTGGTGGGTGGAGACCTTCCAGAAGCTCCAGCAGACCGACGAATTCAAGAAACAGCGCGAGCTGCGCGGCCTGTTTGAATTCAACATGAACGGTAAAGCCCTTGATGAATACGTCAAGAAGCAGGTGACCGACTACCGCGAGCAGGCCAAAAGCTTCGGCCTGGCGAAGTGA
- the menB gene encoding 1,4-dihydroxy-2-naphthoyl-CoA synthase produces the protein MIHPDENMLYAPVDWQDCSDGFEDIRYHKSADGIAKITINRPQVRNAFRPLTVKEMIQALADARYDDNIGVIVLTGEGEKAFCSGGDQKVRGDYGGYQDDTGVHHLNVLDFQRQIRTCPKPVVAMVAGYSIGGGHVLHMMCDLTIAAENAIFGQTGPKVGSFDGGWGASYMARIVGQKKAREIWFLCRQYNAQEALDMGLVNTVVPLAELERETVRWCREMLQNSPMALRCLKAALNADCDGQAGLQELAGNATMLFYMTEEGQEGRNAFNQKRQPDFSKFKRNP, from the coding sequence ATGATCCATCCTGATGAAAACATGCTCTACGCGCCGGTTGACTGGCAGGACTGCTCCGACGGTTTCGAAGATATTCGCTATCACAAGTCGGCTGACGGCATTGCGAAAATCACCATCAACCGTCCGCAGGTGCGTAATGCCTTTCGTCCGCTGACGGTGAAAGAGATGATTCAGGCGCTGGCCGACGCCCGCTATGACGATAACATCGGCGTTATCGTGCTGACCGGGGAAGGCGAGAAGGCGTTTTGCTCCGGCGGCGACCAGAAGGTTCGCGGCGACTACGGCGGTTATCAGGATGACACCGGCGTGCATCACCTCAACGTGCTCGATTTCCAGCGCCAGATCCGCACCTGCCCGAAGCCGGTGGTCGCGATGGTCGCGGGTTACTCCATCGGCGGCGGCCATGTGCTGCACATGATGTGCGACCTGACCATTGCCGCGGAAAACGCCATCTTCGGCCAGACCGGTCCGAAGGTCGGCTCCTTTGACGGCGGCTGGGGCGCGTCCTACATGGCGCGTATCGTCGGGCAGAAAAAAGCGCGCGAAATCTGGTTCCTGTGCCGTCAGTACAACGCCCAGGAAGCGCTGGATATGGGCCTGGTGAATACCGTCGTGCCGCTGGCGGAGCTGGAAAGAGAAACCGTCCGCTGGTGTCGCGAAATGCTGCAGAACAGCCCAATGGCGCTGCGCTGCCTGAAGGCGGCGCTGAACGCCGACTGCGACGGTCAGGCGGGGCTGCAGGAGCTGGCGGGTAACGCTACCATGCTGTTCTATATGACCGAAGAAGGACAGGAAGGCCGCAACGCGTTCAACCAGAAGCGTCAGCCTGATTTCAGCAAATTCAAACGGAACCCGTAA
- the menC gene encoding o-succinylbenzoate synthase, which translates to MTAPERRARVYRWQIPMDAGVVLRERRLKTRDGLLLWLRQGEREGWGEISPLPGFSVESLEQAQAEAVGWAQGWQNGDDAALPTLPSAAFGVSCALAELHDELPDAADYRAAPLCTGDPDELFAVLQQMPGEKVAKVKVGLWEAVRDGMVVNLLLEAIPDLQLRLDANRAWTPLKAQQFAKYVNPAYRSRIAFLEEPCRTRDDSRTFARETGIAIAWDESLREADFTFAAEPGVSAVVIKPMLTGSLQKVREQVAAAHALGLTAVISSSIESSLGLTQLARIAAWLTPQTIPGLDTLNLMQAQLVRRWPHSELPCIALDGLEPLL; encoded by the coding sequence ATGACAGCGCCTGAGCGTCGTGCCCGGGTCTACCGCTGGCAGATCCCGATGGATGCGGGCGTGGTGCTGCGCGAGCGGCGCCTGAAAACCCGCGATGGTTTACTGCTCTGGCTGCGTCAGGGCGAACGCGAGGGCTGGGGCGAGATCTCTCCCTTGCCCGGATTCAGCGTCGAAAGCCTGGAGCAGGCGCAGGCTGAGGCGGTGGGCTGGGCGCAGGGCTGGCAGAACGGCGATGACGCCGCGCTGCCGACCCTGCCGTCCGCCGCGTTTGGCGTCAGCTGCGCGCTGGCCGAGCTTCACGACGAATTGCCCGATGCGGCCGATTACCGCGCCGCGCCGCTGTGTACCGGCGACCCGGATGAGCTGTTCGCTGTCCTCCAGCAGATGCCGGGGGAGAAAGTGGCGAAGGTGAAGGTCGGGCTATGGGAGGCGGTGCGCGACGGCATGGTGGTCAACCTGCTGCTGGAAGCCATCCCCGATCTACAGCTGCGCCTTGACGCCAACCGCGCGTGGACGCCGCTGAAGGCGCAGCAGTTCGCCAAATACGTCAACCCGGCGTACCGCTCGCGCATTGCGTTTCTGGAAGAACCCTGCCGCACGCGGGATGATTCCCGCACCTTTGCCCGTGAAACCGGCATCGCGATCGCCTGGGATGAAAGCCTGCGCGAGGCGGATTTCACCTTTGCCGCCGAGCCGGGCGTCAGCGCGGTGGTGATTAAACCGATGCTGACCGGCAGCCTGCAAAAGGTGCGCGAACAGGTCGCCGCCGCGCATGCGCTGGGGCTGACGGCGGTGATCAGCTCTTCGATAGAGTCAAGCCTCGGGCTGACCCAGCTGGCGCGGATTGCCGCATGGCTGACGCCGCAGACCATTCCGGGGCTCGATACGCTGAACCTGATGCAGGCGCAGCTGGTTCGCCGCTGGCCGCACAGCGAATTACCCTGTATCGCGCTGGACGGTCTGGAACCGCTGCTATGA
- the menD gene encoding 2-succinyl-5-enolpyruvyl-6-hydroxy-3-cyclohexene-1-carboxylic-acid synthase, whose protein sequence is MSVSAFNRRWAAVILEALTRHGVQHVCIAPGSRSTPLTLAAAEHSALIHHTHFDERGLGHLALGLAKVSRQPVAVIVTSGTAVANLYPALIEAGLTGEKLVLLTADRPPELIDCGANQAIRQPGMFASHPSQTLSLPRPSEDIPARWLVSSIDNAMGQLHAGGVHINCPFAEPLYGDMDDTGLAWQQALGNWWQGDKPWLREALHLESEKQRDWFFWRQKRGVIVAGRMSAAAGKKAAEWANTLGWPLIGDVLSQTGQPLPCADLWLGNARAAAELEQAQIVVQLGSSLTGKRLLQWQAACEPDEYWLVDNLPGRLDPAQHRGRRLVCDIERWLELHPAEKRKAWCVDIPRLSEQAWQAAVAQRDAFGEAQLAHRIRDYLPEQGQLFVGNSLVVRLIDALGQLPAGYPVYSNRGASGIDGLISTAAGVQRGSAKSTLAIVGDLSALYDLNALALLRQVSAPFVLIVVNNNGGQIFSLLPTPEAVRSRFYAMPQDVHFDHAAQMFGLRYARPQSWAQLDEVMSNAWRQPAATVIELVVNDTDGAQMLQHLLAQVSHL, encoded by the coding sequence ATGTCAGTAAGCGCATTTAACCGACGCTGGGCGGCGGTGATCCTTGAAGCTTTAACCCGCCACGGCGTGCAGCATGTCTGTATTGCGCCGGGGTCGCGCTCGACGCCGCTGACGCTGGCGGCCGCAGAGCACAGCGCCTTAATTCATCATACCCATTTTGATGAGCGCGGACTGGGGCATCTGGCCCTGGGGCTGGCAAAAGTAAGCAGGCAGCCGGTGGCCGTGATTGTGACCTCCGGTACGGCGGTGGCGAATCTGTATCCGGCGCTGATTGAGGCCGGACTTACCGGGGAAAAGCTGGTTCTGCTGACCGCCGACCGGCCGCCTGAGCTTATCGACTGCGGCGCAAATCAGGCTATCCGCCAGCCGGGCATGTTCGCCAGCCATCCGTCGCAAACCCTGTCGCTGCCGCGCCCGAGCGAAGATATTCCTGCGCGCTGGCTGGTGTCGTCCATCGATAACGCCATGGGGCAGCTGCACGCGGGGGGCGTTCATATCAACTGCCCGTTCGCCGAGCCGCTGTATGGCGATATGGACGATACCGGGCTGGCGTGGCAGCAGGCGCTGGGCAACTGGTGGCAGGGCGATAAGCCCTGGCTGCGCGAAGCGCTGCATCTGGAGAGCGAAAAACAGCGGGACTGGTTTTTCTGGCGACAAAAGCGCGGCGTTATCGTCGCCGGGCGGATGAGCGCGGCGGCAGGAAAAAAAGCGGCCGAATGGGCGAATACCCTCGGCTGGCCGCTGATTGGCGACGTGCTGTCGCAAACCGGGCAGCCGCTGCCGTGCGCTGATCTGTGGCTCGGCAACGCCCGGGCGGCCGCCGAGCTTGAGCAGGCGCAAATCGTGGTGCAGCTCGGCAGCAGCCTGACCGGCAAGCGCCTTTTGCAGTGGCAGGCCGCCTGCGAGCCGGATGAGTACTGGCTGGTGGACAACCTGCCGGGGCGTCTGGATCCGGCGCAGCATCGCGGGCGTCGTCTGGTCTGCGATATCGAGCGCTGGCTGGAGCTGCATCCGGCGGAAAAACGTAAGGCCTGGTGCGTGGACATCCCGCGTTTATCTGAGCAGGCCTGGCAGGCGGCCGTCGCGCAGCGCGACGCGTTCGGCGAAGCGCAGCTGGCGCACCGCATCCGCGACTATTTACCCGAGCAGGGGCAGCTGTTTGTCGGCAACAGCCTGGTGGTGCGCCTGATCGACGCCCTGGGACAGCTGCCCGCCGGATATCCGGTCTACAGCAACCGCGGAGCGAGCGGCATTGACGGCCTGATTTCAACCGCCGCCGGGGTGCAGCGCGGCAGCGCAAAATCGACGCTGGCTATCGTGGGCGATCTCTCGGCGCTGTACGATCTCAACGCGCTGGCGCTGCTGCGTCAGGTGTCGGCGCCGTTTGTGCTGATCGTGGTCAACAACAACGGCGGGCAGATTTTCTCGCTGCTGCCGACGCCGGAGGCGGTAAGGTCGCGTTTTTACGCCATGCCGCAGGACGTACATTTCGATCACGCCGCGCAGATGTTTGGTCTGCGCTATGCCCGGCCGCAGAGCTGGGCGCAGCTGGACGAGGTGATGAGCAACGCCTGGCGCCAGCCTGCCGCGACGGTAATTGAGCTGGTGGTCAACGACACGGACGGCGCGCAGATGCTGCAGCATCTGCTGGCGCAGGTAAGCCACCTGTGA
- the menH gene encoding 2-succinyl-6-hydroxy-2,4-cyclohexadiene-1-carboxylate synthase, giving the protein MTLQAVARAGKNADCWLVFLHGFSGDDREWQAVGETLGDYSRLYVNLPGHGASGDVAAHGFAAVCAQLQSTLQHYHILNYWLVGYSLGGRVAMYFAGHEAHTGLNGIVVEGGHPGLQDDAQRRARLASDERWAQRFACEPLADVFDAWYRQPVFASLDEAQRQALVQLRARNSGPRLAEMLLATSLAVQPDLRAALAARDYAFWYLCGERDLKFRAIAQQLGASCHLISHAGHNAHRENPGEVAERLAQIVHF; this is encoded by the coding sequence GTGACCCTGCAGGCCGTCGCCCGAGCGGGGAAAAACGCCGACTGCTGGCTGGTGTTCCTGCACGGTTTCTCCGGTGATGACCGCGAATGGCAGGCGGTGGGAGAAACCCTCGGCGACTATTCGCGGCTGTATGTGAATCTGCCCGGCCACGGCGCCTCGGGCGATGTGGCGGCCCACGGCTTTGCGGCGGTCTGCGCGCAGCTGCAAAGTACGCTTCAGCATTACCATATTCTGAATTACTGGCTGGTGGGCTATTCGCTCGGCGGCCGGGTGGCGATGTATTTCGCCGGTCATGAAGCCCATACCGGGCTCAACGGTATCGTCGTCGAAGGCGGTCATCCCGGATTGCAGGATGACGCGCAGCGGCGGGCGCGGCTGGCCTCCGATGAACGGTGGGCGCAGCGTTTTGCCTGCGAACCGCTGGCAGACGTTTTTGACGCCTGGTATCGCCAGCCTGTTTTCGCCTCGCTCGACGAGGCGCAGCGTCAGGCGCTGGTGCAGCTGCGCGCGCGCAACAGCGGCCCGCGGCTGGCGGAGATGCTGCTGGCCACCTCGCTTGCCGTACAGCCCGACCTGCGGGCGGCGCTGGCGGCCCGCGACTATGCTTTCTGGTACCTCTGTGGCGAACGTGACCTGAAGTTTCGCGCTATTGCGCAGCAGCTTGGCGCGTCATGCCATTTAATTTCACACGCCGGACACAACGCGCACCGGGAAAACCCCGGTGAAGTGGCGGAGCGTCTGGCGCAGATTGTGCATTTCTGA
- a CDS encoding tripartite tricarboxylate transporter TctB family protein, producing MSDRIFAGIWLLLCVGGLMVAWQIHSEYSYEPVGPRPFPVGILGLMLFCSVALLLRKPDAVQWPHRRVLQRLLVMVIVLLMYAWGFEWLGFPLATAVLTAIIGTLFGATIPAAGMSGAAMGILLWYAFDRLLDVTLPLGAWLN from the coding sequence ATGAGCGATCGTATTTTTGCCGGGATCTGGCTGTTGCTGTGCGTTGGCGGCCTGATGGTCGCCTGGCAAATTCACAGCGAATACAGCTACGAACCCGTCGGCCCCCGCCCGTTTCCGGTGGGGATCCTGGGCCTGATGCTGTTTTGCTCCGTCGCGCTGCTGCTGCGTAAACCCGATGCGGTGCAGTGGCCGCACCGCCGCGTGCTGCAGCGCTTACTGGTGATGGTTATCGTGCTGTTGATGTACGCCTGGGGGTTCGAATGGCTCGGTTTCCCGCTGGCGACCGCAGTCCTCACCGCCATCATCGGCACCCTGTTTGGCGCCACGATCCCTGCCGCCGGTATGTCCGGCGCGGCGATGGGTATTTTGCTGTGGTACGCCTTCGACCGTCTGCTTGACGTCACCCTGCCGCTGGGTGCCTGGCTGAACTAA